ATTGGATCGGcagaccagctcagcgtcgagggcgccacgtcggctgggagggtggcgccggcaggaggggcgccacactatcacgtgtggcgccgatgggaggggcgccacacaaaagggttagataggtgaaatagtttcgccggaggttcAGTCTATGCTTTTCTTTAACtttggttatttttgtgcaaatcgcctcgACTCATGTACTTTTTTTAGGGAGAGAAACAAAATCATCGTCGTGTCTAGTTCGTCGGGGCCGACGCCAACCGGGCCGACATGGTGATGTACTGACATGCCCCAGACATCCGCTCGGGAGGCCCATTCCGGCTGCGCGTCCGACCCCGTCGTCTACCCACGCTCACGCGGCCACGCCAACGCGACCAAGTCCAGTCCACCTCCGCCCGCTTCCCCCAAAACCATGGCCACGGCGCCTGCCGCTGCTTAGAAAACCAAACAGCCTCGCGCGCGCACAAACATGGCGCCGCCCTGCTCGCCGCGGCGCCCCATCTCGGCGCCGTGCTTCCTCATCTGCTTCCTCCTCGGCTTCGTCGCCGGCCTCTTCTTCTTCgcgcaccgccacctccacctcgACCACCAGCTCCCGCTGCCCTCCGCTACAGAGGCCGTCACGGACCCGTCCCGCCACCCTCACCctcacccgccgccgccgccgccgcctctacaGCCGAAGCTGCTCCTGGTCGTCACGCCGACCCGCGCCCGCCCGCTCCAGGCCTACTACCTGCGCCGGCTCGCGCACGCGCTCCGCCTCGCGCCGTCCCCGCTGCTCTGGCTCGTCGTCGAGGATGGCGCCGCCACGGGCGAGACGGCCGCTCTGCTCCGCGGCTGCGGGGTCATGTATCGCCACCTATCCTCCCCCGCCCCCGAGCCGCCCCAGGAGCCCCGCCGCCGGAGGCAGGACCTCCCCGTGGACAGCCGCGCGCGCCGCCGGAACGCGGCGCTCGACCATATCGAGCACCACCGCCTGCACGGCATCGTATACTTCGCCGACGAGACCAACGTCTACTCCCTTGACCTCTTCCACCACCTTCGCCAGATAAGGTAATACATCAATCATACTACCACAGTTCCCACAATTAGCATTCATCGTGGTTCCAGATTGAAATTCTTGTCAATTCCCCTTAAAATGTTCTACTACTAGTCAATTTAGATGCCTACAATAATCATTGGAAATCCGGAACTCATCAGTGATGCCAATTGACGAGCAATCTTATTGTGCGCGCTGTTCAGGAGTTTCGGCACCTGGCCTGTCGCAATGCTTGCCCCGGGGAAGAGCAAGACGATACTGGCAGGGCCGGTGTGTAACGGGAGCCGAGTGGTGGGGTGGCATACGGCCGAGAAGAGCAGGAGGCTGCGTAGGTTCCATGTCGACATGTCAGGCTTTGCTTTCAGCAGCACTATGCTGTGGGACACCAAGAAGAGGGCTCATCAGGCCTGGAACTACATCCGGCTGCTGGACACGGTCAAGCTGGGGTTTCAAGTAAGCTGCTCCTGCCCCCCCGTTCATTGCCCTGATCTCATCacgttgcattcatctcatgcCAAGCTGTTGCATAGTTTTTTGTTGTTATACAATATACTCCGTGCAAGGGAACATGCGGGTTTTTTTCAACCGTAAAAGTGCATCTCTTGCATTTATGTAAATCTTATAGTATTTTTGAGTTTTGACCCTGTCCATAACCTTCCTGTTGCTGTAAAACTCATCGAGTAGCAGCTACTAAGCACATCTCCAAGGGTGTTTCCTAAACCTTCCCTAAATCTTGTCCATACGGAGAAAGAAGTGGACAGATGGTTGAGGGAACAcccttggagatgcccttacattTGCAATTATTTTTACCATGACCTTATATTTGCAATTGGCTAAGTTTGAAGCATTACTGGACTACAACTGTGCATGTGGAAGTGCATTCCAGACATAATTAAGTGCAAACTATCTCCTATTACACAATGAGGAGATTGAACACACCTTGCGTGTGTTCACATCTTTGATTTGTCTAGTTTATCTGGAAGCTGACTATCTGTCGGACAGTCTGTTGTGCATGCCACACTTTTGCACATTTTTTTTTTCTAGCTAAATGCAATCATATACATTTGCCTTCATTTCTTCCATTAAGACTGGTCCTGCTCATAAAATGTTGCCCATGTAGAAGATTTTATCCAATACTGCACAGTTGAAACTTACACAAGGTGACAATTCGTTGTCTTCCCTTTGTACATATGTTTAAACAGTGTCGTCCCTTTGTATTTTTATTCTGGAACATGCTTATATGCTGTTTACTGATCTCTGATTTGGTTTATGAATGCAACCTCTTGGTGACGGAAGCTGATGTGATGTCACATGAGTAACTTTATGCTTTTAGTCATTTTACATTTTTTTGTTGGATTATATGACCCTTTCgtgtttatttagtttgcttgtaCAAACTGAACTCATCAATTAAAATGGTTGTGTGCATCAACCGATGCAGAGGCCTAGGATTACGTCTTttcgaagaagaaaaaaaaatactGTTTACTGATCTGATAGCTTTGAAAATGAAAATTCTTACAGGTGACGACATTTATAGAACAACTTGTGGAAGATGAAACTCATATGGAGGGCATACCAGCTGGCTGTTCAAAAATCATGAACTTTCATCTTCATATGGAAGACAGAGATCTTTTATATCCAAAGGGTTGGCAAATCACGGAAAACCTGGATGTTGTTATTCCTCTGAACCAAGAAGGAAGTACACGACTGTAGCTCCTTGTTTACATTGCAGGTATGAAACATGATTGTTTAAATAGCTTATCAGCGGGTTTTAATCTAGAACCTAAAACAGCTCTCAGCTTTATGGAAATGTCATCTTGTATGTTAATATTGTGTAGTTTAGCTATCATTCTGATGCCCATTCCGATCTATGTAAGAAAGAAAGAATGTGTATGAACAAATAGTTTGCAGACAAGTGCAGATAGTTCTAGCAAAGATTTGATACTAAAATGATAATTGTTTCAGTCAGCATGGTCCATTTGCGTGTAGTTCATCTCAGTCGTTTTATAGTTCCCTTCATGTTTCCAAATTGCTTCATCAGTTTACTACGTATCCCATTTCTGACGATTGGGGTGCTATAACTGTATTAGTAACTAATATTTCATTTTTCTAAAGCAGATAACCTTCAGCCATCAGCCAAAAGGATGAATGTATATCGTCAAGCCACCGTAACACAACATGCTTCGCACTTGCGATTTTAGCGAACTATACGCCAGCGAGCCCATAGAGTGTGAAAATGAAAGATTAGGGTGGGAAAGTGGTTCTTTAGGCAGAGTCAGAGAAAGTTAACTAGGGGACCCTTGTGGATTGGGTGTACATACAACATACAAATGGAAACTTGCACCTATTTTTTACATCTTATATGCAAGATTCTGCTAACTTCTGATGTCAATTTTGGTAACTTTACCTTCTGCATTTGTACCTCTATGCCATCTTTCCGCAAGATACATGTGAGGATGCTGTACTGCCACTTTTTAAGGACCTTGTAACGTATGGGGAGAAATATCGAGGGGTTTTGTGTAAAATGAGAGCCATGAAACGGGCATATGTATGCAAAATATGTGGATCAGTTGCAGAGTTGATTTTGTTCGCACAATTATGATCCAGCGGTTTCCACTGAATGTCGGCCATGGCTTATGTTACGGATAATTCTTCCACCTCTAATGCATCCAGTCAATTGAGCTGAGCATATCTGGAACCCACGTCATTTGTTCATCTCCACAAGCCACGCCGTGTATTAGCATTGGGTGCTCTCAACCATGGGCGGACCTACAGGGTGGGCCGGGTGGGCCGTGGCTCACCCCAAATTTTGTGAATTTGTTTTACTACCCTAAATTTCTGACCCACACAAACGGAGAAAGCATCGAGAAAGACCATAACGAACTCGTGGTCAATCCCCTTCTCCGCTCGACCACTCCTCTAGGCTCTAGAGACGGCGCGGCGGTCGATCTCGCTGCCGGCGAACGACCGAAGGGCGACGGCGGTCGATCTCTGCCCCTTCTCCTCGCCGGCTCGCGCGGTCAGGTCGATCCCCGCCCCTTCTCCTCGCCGGGACGCCGGCTCGCGCGGCGGCGGTCGATCTCCCTGCCGCCCACCTCCTCTCGGGCCCTCGCCGATCTCCTCTCTCCTGGTCGAGCTgctcgccgcctccgcccacggcCCTCCTGCAGGTTGGAGTTGGATAGACCTGTCCGTGACCGGTCGCCCGCGCTCTCTGGCTCTATGTTGCCTTTGGCAATATTTTTTTTGCCTAGTATTATAATCATTTTCTATTTATGCTATCCATCATGTAAGACTTTCTTCATGTTTTAAACTATTTGTATATATTATAATTTTGCACACATTTTATATACGTATATATGTAATGAACTTCAATATTGACAATCTATTGTCTATATATGTTACTCATTTAGCAAAGTTTATCACATTTAGGAAagccgcaaaaaaaaaaattgaggtGTGCCCACCCTCCAACTTTTTCCTGCGTCTGCCACTACTCTCAACTACTCAGGCCAAAACCCTTCAACCACCACCCACCGGTACCAGAATACCACATGACATTACGCGCAAGGCGTCAGCCACCTTTCGGATGTTTGTCCGACGAAACTCCTCTCTGCAATGAGTTTGAACAAATCGGTTGACATCCTAAATCAACATAAAAAATATCGCTCGAGATACACTTGATTAGAAACAAAGTAGTTGAGCAATAGTTTGTTGTCTGCATCAACTTGCCGCCTTCAAATCCTCTCACGGCTAAAGACTGAACCACCATGCTTTGGCCTCTTGCTCTTGTGCAACAACAAAATCATAGAATTGTCCCAATCTTCCTCTATGTCATACTCGTACTCCTCATCAAAGGAGGAATCGTCAAAAGTGACAAATTAAATTCAAAATATTACTACCTCATGCtggcagaattcaaactattctTAAGAAAAATGCAAATTGTTACATTTTTCATCGCAGAACCATAGTGAAACTAAAGCGCAGTCCTCAGTTTGGTTCACCTTATAAATACAGTAAGTGCAATAGTGTTTTTACTAGTTACTGCAATGCAGAAGCCCCACAGCCCAATTCCTTACTCACCAAAAGAAATAATATACATGCATAATTACAAGAGCAGAGAAAAAAGTACAGATACCTAAACTAAAACACATAATTACAACAGTATGTGCAGTATTTTCTCGATATAACTATGAATCAAACTTGACATACAGTATGAGAAAATCAGGAATAACACACATCTGATAAGTTGCCACGGGAGAGCTATGCATCTCACATTAAACGATAGATGAACTCTACCTTGGTTCAACTATCACCTTGTTGGCAACCAGTATAAACCCGTTTAGTCTTGGTCCTATAGCACATAGTAATGATAAATTTAATGAACTGATGCCACCACCTTAAGTCAATTCTACCCTTCTAAACATGAAAAATCAAGCCAGTATAAAAGCTAACAAACTCAATCAAAAACACAATGGCAGCAACGCTACAAACAGACACCCAAAGTTAACTAGTCAAAGCAAAATACACCGTAAAGCATGCAAAACTGACAACTCGAGTAGATaaacaaataaaacaaactatTTGCTCAGATTCTTATTTCAAGTAATTTCATGTTTTCTGGGATGGTATTGGTAAGGCAAAAGACTTTCGAAACAATACTTGGGCACCCAGTCATGCTGATGTCCTTTGTTGAGACTGAAAACAGTGTTTTGTTATACCCAACAGGCCAACATAAGCATCTGGTCCCATCCTAAATAAACAGCATCTACCTAAGCTCACACATTGCTATCCAGCAGCTAGCAGGAGACTTACTATTGATTTGCTCAAAAGTTGTTGTGCAATCAGAGTGTTGGATGCAAATATAGTACTGTAGGTGTATGTGTACCAAACCAGTCAACAAATCAACTACAGTTCTGATCAGAaatcaatgcatcagcaaaatatgGAACCGCAAGTAGCAGATGATAACTAGAGTATAGGAATTGCTCTTATTAGTTCACAACCGATCAGTGTAATTTCAATCCTCCAATCCCCTTGACAACATCCACAATGTAACTGCATTATTTTAGAGCTAAGAAGAAGCAGCAGCAGAGCCAGACGCAGCCGCGGCGTCTGCAGGAGCTGCCTCGTCGTCCTTGTGCTTCACCATGCCCGAATCCACCAGGATGGGCACCTCCGCCGCGAGCCACGGCGCGAGCCCGAGGCAGAGAGCGTGCGCGAGCCCAAACCTTGGGCAGTTCTTGGCCCACAGCGGCTTGAAGTGCACGGTGAGGCAGATCTTGCCCCCGCGGTACATCTGTATTTCCATCGACAACAACAATCAGGAACCCCGTAAtaaaagagaagaaaaaaaacaCGCAATCTAGGTAGAGGCGGGCAAGCATGATGATAAGGAACCTTGTGTGTCTTGCCATCGAGGGTGGGGAGCTCGATCTCGGGGGCGACCTGAGGGTAGGTGACGGGGATGTCGAACTGGAGGGGGAACTCGTAGCGGCGGAGGTTGTGGACGTACCAGCAGGTGCCCTCCCAGCGGGTGCCCTCCGGGTTGGCGGCGGAGATGCGGAACCAGTCGTTGTCCTTGGACTTGTTCACCGAGGTGTAGGCGATGAGGGCGCGGTACTCCTCCTTGAGCCGCTGCCGCCACGCATCGCCGTCGCGAGGACCCGCCCGCGTCGACAGCAGCGGGATCTCGCCCACCACGCTCTTCGTGCCCTTGTCCCAGCCCTCCATGGGATCTGCTCCTCCTCGCTCTGTCGATTTCGATTTCCTCTGCTCCGCCGCCTCTATCCTACCGCGTGGATCTGACGCGAGAAGAATGTGATTCTCGGGACTGCTTGGATTTTACGCCGACGGCTGGTCGCTCGCCGCCAAGCAAAAGGGTTCCATCTCGAGCGTTGGGGGCGTTTGATCGAAACCAACGGTTAGGATAAGACATGAAGCTAGCAACGTTTTCTCTTTGTTCCTCTCAATGTGGAATTTTATTTTATTTGCCACTACTTTCTTTGATCTTCTTATGATTTGCCATAGTTTACATTCGATTAGATTTTTTGCCCCAACTTTCTTTGCACCTTTATCATTTGCCCCTCGGCACTGTATTTTTTAGAACTGAGGCGACGTGAAAGACCAAACACCCCCTCCCCAATCTTTCTCCAATTTGATATGGACTGCACTTTTGTCGCTGCTGCCTAGTCGCACCACTGCACCTCCAAGAAAGCAAGAGAGAGGTAGGTCGGCCGAGAGGGAGGTTGACCATCAATGTCGGCGGCGGCGAATCATGTGCCTCCGCTTCAACAAGACGAGCACGATGGCGTATACAACACAACCATGTCATCTCAGTGCTTCCTTGGAACCGGACCAAGCATGGCATTCTTGTCTTTGGGTGTGGGTCATGTTTGAGTGAGGGAAAATAGTAAAGGTGCAAAGAAAGTTGGGGCAAAAAAATGTAATCTAATGTAAATGAGGGTAAATCGTAGAAGACCAAAGAAAGTAGTGGCAAAAATTAAGATTTCACCCTCTCAATGGAGGAATATTTCTCAAAATTGTTGGTGCGTGAATATTCCATAATTTTCACCCACGGAATACCAACAAAAATCAGGAGCAACTGCAAATTCCAAGCACAAGCTTATATTGTCCAAACTCAACAAATCATCCAATTTCATGGTTCCTGCATCTAAAAATAAAATTGAATTAGGTACCATATGATGTGGGCTAAGCCTCgattgtgtggcccgatctcatgaattgtcttagtgaaagatcgagatgtcgcctagaggggagggggtgaataggcaattaaaaactcttacggatttgtcttgtaagaatgcggaattaaactaacatttagattataaacacaaaccctaaatatgctaagctcaattaagtgtaacaataacaactatagctaagcaagataggcacaagatatatgtagtacaagtgatagcaagatatatgtacttcaagcatgatggctatcacaaggaaagagagctcgggtatagaaataaccgaggcgcgCGGAGacaaggatgtattcccgtgttcccttcctttgcaagacggtacgtcacgtttggaggagtggaggtcccacgaaggattccccaacgccacgaaggctcaccctattctccgagccacacccacgaaggataatgataTTTTCCTTAtgattagcttttcctccactccggagatggcaagctccacaaccacttcacaagctccacgaaggagaagcccgggcctcttcacaatcttccttgaagagatcaccggagcaccaaccgccaagccaactaggaggtctccctccaagagtaacaatctcacgctctctcactcgaactaatcgtggtggagagctcaacaatatgcaatgatgcaaagcaagaacactagaggtgttcgagtccttcacactcaaatcccacccaagcaaca
This Lolium perenne isolate Kyuss_39 chromosome 1, Kyuss_2.0, whole genome shotgun sequence DNA region includes the following protein-coding sequences:
- the LOC127304007 gene encoding probable glucuronosyltransferase Os10g0205300, giving the protein MAPPCSPRRPISAPCFLICFLLGFVAGLFFFAHRHLHLDHQLPLPSATEAVTDPSRHPHPHPPPPPPPLQPKLLLVVTPTRARPLQAYYLRRLAHALRLAPSPLLWLVVEDGAATGETAALLRGCGVMYRHLSSPAPEPPQEPRRRRQDLPVDSRARRRNAALDHIEHHRLHGIVYFADETNVYSLDLFHHLRQIRSFGTWPVAMLAPGKSKTILAGPVCNGSRVVGWHTAEKSRRLRRFHVDMSGFAFSSTMLWDTKKRAHQAWNYIRLLDTVKLGFQVTTFIEQLVEDETHMEGIPAGCSKIMNFHLHMEDRDLLYPKGWQITENLDVVIPLNQEGSTRL
- the LOC127304018 gene encoding ubiquitin-fold modifier-conjugating enzyme 1, which translates into the protein MEGWDKGTKSVVGEIPLLSTRAGPRDGDAWRQRLKEEYRALIAYTSVNKSKDNDWFRISAANPEGTRWEGTCWYVHNLRRYEFPLQFDIPVTYPQVAPEIELPTLDGKTHKMYRGGKICLTVHFKPLWAKNCPRFGLAHALCLGLAPWLAAEVPILVDSGMVKHKDDEAAPADAAAASGSAAASS